The following proteins are co-located in the Apium graveolens cultivar Ventura chromosome 5, ASM990537v1, whole genome shotgun sequence genome:
- the LOC141661829 gene encoding cyclin-dependent kinase C-2 C-like, translating into MMALKKVRFYNFTPESVRFMAREIAILRRLDHINIMKLEGIIASKLSCSIYLVFEYMEHDLAGLLSCPDIKFTEAQIKCFMQQLLCGIEHCHSQGVMHRDVKTSNILVNNEGILKIADFGLANFTARYNKEPLTTRVVTLWYRPPELLLGSTNYGVSLDLWSVGCVFAELFTGKPFLKGKTEVEQLHKMFKLCGTPPEEYWKRYKLPLAGMFKPQYRYESMLRERCKEFPETALNLIENFLSFEPHKRGTATSALNSEYFASEPYACDPSSLPKYPPNKEMDAKLREEERRKKASKLHASGASSNSIRERKPLQESTMAEQKLNSASDSMTEGSEVSQVTEMSQAKSTPPEPVAAESSDFAGEKRQKQDSAFSRSHRRKTLKTQTSSVDDYRVYSSKKKPPLRHRENKSKRVMQKERVHPQRHNSFEWSDIDTPENSYESNDEKKGRSSFSGPLRQSGRKRVSQDRHTHRSVNHPSRFH; encoded by the exons ATGATGGCCCTTAAGAAGGTGCGGTTTTACAATTTCACACCGGAAAGTGTAAGGTTTATGGCACGTGAAATTGCAATTCTCAGAAGGCTTGATCACATAAACATCATGAAATTAGAGGGGATCATTGCTTCAAAATTATCATGTAGCATATACCTTGTTTTCGAGTATATGGAACATGATCTTGCTGGCCTGTTATCGTGTCCAGACATCAAATTCACTGAGGCACAG ATTAAGTGCTTTATGCAGCAGCTATTATGTGGAATTGAGCATTGCCACTCACAAGGAGTAATGCATCGCGATGTTAAAACATCTAATATATTGGTTAACAACGAAGGAATTTTGAAGATAGCAGATTTTGGTCTGGCAAACTTTACTGCCAGATATAACAAGGAACCTTTGACAACTCGTGTTGTGACACTGTGGTATCGTCCTCCTGAACTTCTTCTGGGCTCGACAAACTATGGGGTATCTTTAGATCTCTGGAGCGTTGGCTGTGTATTTGCTGAGCTTTTCACGGGAAAACCATTTCTGAAAGGGAAAACTGAG GTTGAGCAACTACATAAAATGTTTAAGCTTTGCGGTACTCCACCTGAGGAATACTGGAAAAGGTATAAACTCCCTCTCGCGGGGATGTTTAAACCCCAATACCGCTATGAAAGTATGCTTCGGGAGAGGTGTAAAGAATTCCCAGAAACAGCTCTGAACCTTATAgaaaatttcctttcctttgagCCACATAAGCGTGGGACGGCTACTTCTGCACTTAATTCTGAG TATTTTGCTTCAGAGCCTTATGCATGTGATCCGTCAAGCTTGCCAAAATACCCACCCAACAAAGAAATGGATGCAAAGCTCCGCGAGGAAGAAAGAAG GAAAAAGGCTTCCAAATTGCATGCATCTGGAGCTTCAAGCAATTCCATACGAGAGCGTAAACCCTTGCAAGAATCAACCATGGCAGAACAAAAATTGAATTCGGCATCTGATTCTATGACGGAAGGATCTGAAGTTAGTCAAGTGACTGAGATGTCTCAAGCAAAAAGCACACCTCCAGAACCAGTGGCAGCAGAATCTAGTGACTTTGCTGGGGAAAAAAGGCAAAAACAGGATTCTGCATTCTCAAGATCACATCGAAGGAAAACTTTGAAAACTCAAACTTCCAGTGTGGACGATTACCGTGTATATTCAAGCAAAAAGAAGCCTCCTTTAAGACACCGCGAGAACAAGTCAAAGCGTGTGATGCAGAAGGAACGAGTTCACCCTCAGCGCCACAATTCATTTGAATGGTCTGATATCGATACACCAGAGAATTCATATGAA AGTAACGATGAGAAGAAAGGAAGAAGTTCATTCTCAGGGCCATTGAGACAGTCAGGCAGAAAACGCGTAAGCCAGGACAGGCATACTCATCGGAGTGTTAATCATCCTTCCCGTTTCCATTGA
- the LOC141661828 gene encoding receptor-like protein kinase FERONIA, which translates to MKNIFRMMVCFSLYIIFMLPCLVVMSDMYVEPDAARFLLASPAYSPSMSPAYTPTSPASPEDTPTDNILINCGAPNKDASEDGREWDIDSLPKFTSSPDILDTSTETFRAVDQSSSVDEIPYSTVRVIRSKLTYTIPVSEAGQKFVRLYFYPTNYSTGFDSTTSFFSVHAADHVLLSNFSAFLNLQPPSLTLVKEYVITVNQSGLLEVTFTPYPNSSAFVNGIEVVSIPDKLYIKENGDSRYAIRMVGRDSQETTSFYVNDSMALEKLYRLNVGGKYISSTDDSGMFRSWDIDMPYLLENDTGVIPVIQIPVKYTLTTPSYTAPEDVYTTARTMGKTEYISNMTWMFQVDSGFNYLLRLHFCEIRMQVNNLGQLVFDIFINNQIAQQAAEILEWTGGTQIPIYKDYAVFVSAKEDGSKSKPYLLLTLRPNVQLKPQYYSTILNGLEIFKLSQPGGSLAAPKSEIEIQNSGFSHSVLVGALLGGLLLFLLMVGFLLLRRRRKKSRDVNNKFRSTSTDNSLLPPVRSHKFSVEEIKLATSNFDNNFVIGKGGFGNVYKGYMKKGTSHVAIKRLNPSSRQGAHEFQTEIAILSNLRHRHLVPLIGCCDDNGEMILVYDYMVHGTLRGHLYGGNNPSLSWKQRLQICIGAARGLHYLHAGAERVIIHRDVKSTNILLDEKMVAKVSDFGLSKMGPSDTSVTHMSTAVKGSFGYLDPEYYLRRQLTTKSDVYSFGVVLFEVLCARPVIMQDLPHERMNLAEWSRICYRKGNLSEIVDTNLTGEIAVESLNKFGEVGYSCLTDHGADRPTMSDVVSSLELALQLQESLQTVDQDNLLIIKCVAEARSGEASSSSTNSDGFKSGVGSVFSDILNPNAR; encoded by the coding sequence ATGAAGAACATTTTCAGAATGATGGTTTGTTTTAGCTTGTATATCATCTTTATGCTCCCCTGCCTTGTTGTCATGTCTGACATGTATGTCGAGCCCGACGCAGCGCGTTTTCTTCTTGCATCGCCTGCGTATAGTCCTTCTATGTCCCCCGCGTATACTCCGACATCTCCTGCATCGCCGGAGGACACTCCTACCGATAACATTCTCATCAACTGTGGTGCACCTAATAAGGATGCTTCTGAAGATGGCCGAGAATGGGACATAGATTCTCTACCAAAATTTACATCTTCACCAGACATCTTAGACACTTCAACAGAAACCTTCAGAGCTGTAGATCAAAGTAGTTCCGTTGATGAAATCCCTTACTCAACGGTCCGCGTAATCCGTTCTAAACTAACATATACAATCCCTGTCTCTGAAGCTGGTCAGAAATTTGTCCGCCTCTACTTTTACCCTACAAACTACTCAACTGGCTTTGACTCGACCACGTCATTCTTCTCCGTGCATGCAGCAGACCATGTTCTTCTATCCAACTTCAGTGCCTTTCTCAACCTCCAGCCACCATCATTAACTCTTGTCAAGGAATATGTCATTACCGTCAATCAGAGTGGTTTACTAGAGGTGACGTTTACACCGTATCCAAACTCGTCAGCGTTTGTTAATGGAATTGAAGTTGTTTCCATTCCCGACAAGTTGTACATCAAAGAAAACGGTGACAGCAGATATGCAATTAGAATGGTAGGTCGAGATTCTCAAGAAACCACCAGCTTTTATGTTAATGATTCTATGGCACTCGAAAAACTTTACCGGTTAAACGTAGGCGGCAAATACATTTCCTCGACAGATGATAGTGGAATGTTTCGCTCATGGGATATAGACATGCCATATTTGTTGGAGAATGATACTGGGGTTATACCAGTGATCCAAATTCCGGTCAAGTACACACTGACCACTCCATCCTACACAGCCCCTGAAGATGTGTACACCACTGCGCGAACTATGGGAAAAACTGAATACATCTCCAACATGACTTGGATGTTTCAAGTTGATTCTGGATTTAATTATCTACTTAGACTTCATTTCTGCGAAATTAGGATGCAAGTGAACAACCTCGGTCAGCTGGTATTtgatatattcatcaacaatcagATAGCCCAGCAAGCAGCAGAAATTCTAGAATGGACTGGGGGGACACAAATTCCAATCTATAAAGACTATGCTGTTTTTGTAAGTGCCAAGGAAGATGGTAGCAAATCTAAGCCATATTTGTTGCTCACCTTGCGGCCTAACGTGCAGCTGAAACCTCAATATTATAGTACGATTTTGAACGGATTAGAGATTTTTAAGCTGAGTCAACCCGGAGGCAGTCTTGCTGCACCCAAATCCGAGATAGAAATCCAAAACAGTGGCTTCTCTCACTCGGTACTCGTGGGCGCTTTGCTGGGGGGTTTACTGTTGTTCTTATTGATGGTTGGTTTTTTATTATTACGACGGAGAAGAAAGAAATCTCGGGATGTCAACAACAAATTCAGATCAACTTCCACGGACAATTCATTATTGCCGCCTGTCAGAAGCCACAAATTTTCTGTAGAGGAGATAAAATTAGCTACAAGCAACTTTGATAACAATTTTGTTATTGGGAAGGGAGGATTCGGTAACGTGTATAAAGGGTATATGAAAAAGGGTACATCTCATGTTGCAATCAAGCGGTTAAACCCGTCATCACGACAAGGGGCTCACGAGTTTCAAACAGAGATCGCGATCCTTTCAAATTTGCGCCACCGCCATCTTGTGCCACTGATTGGATGCTGTGATGATAATGGCGAGATGATACTGGTTTATGATTACATGGTTCATGGAACCCTACGTGGTCATCTTTACGGAGGAAATAATCCGTCATTGTCGTGGAAGCAGAGGCTACAAATTTGCATAGGTGCAGCAAGAGGCCTGCATTATCTTCATGCAGGTGCAGAGCGTGTGATAATCCATCGCGACGTCAAGTCAACCAATATTCTGTTGGATGAGAAAATGGTTGCCAAGGTGTCAGATTTTGGTTTATCGAAAATGGGACCCAGTGATACGTCGGTCACACACATGAGCACAGCAGTGAAGGGTAGCTTTGGATACTTGGATCCAGAATATTACCTGCGGCGACAATTAACTACCAAGTCAGACGTTTATTCATTCGGAGTGGTGTTGTTTGAAGTGTTATGTGCTAGGCCAGTGATAATGCAGGACTTGCCACATGAGCGAATGAATTTAGCGGAATGGTCTCGGatttgttacaggaaaggaaacCTCAGTGAAATTGTGGATACAAATTTAACGGGCGAGATTGCAGTAGAGAGTCTAAACAAGTTTGGAGAAGTGGGATATAGCTGTCTAACGGACCATGGGGCAGATAGGCCAACCATGAGCGATGTTGTTTCGAGCCTGGAACTTGCATTGCAGCTTCAAGAGTCTCTCCAAACGGTGGACCAGGACAACCTCTTAATAATTAAATGTGTGGCCGAAGCTAGAAGCGGTGAAGCATCATCTTCAAGCACTAATAGTGATGGATTCAAGTCTGGAGTTGGAAGCGTTTTCTCTGACATCTTGAACCCGAATGCACGATAA
- the LOC141661830 gene encoding receptor-like protein kinase FERONIA has product MVCFCLYILLLLPRLVVMSEFDVVPADAPLASTAYSSFLWPAYTPTSPASPVYTPTDNILINCGAPMKDASEDGREWDIDSLPKFTSSPHNLDTSTETFRAVVESSSVDEIPYSTARIFSSKCTYTLPVSKAGQKFLRLYFYPTYYMFGFDMTNSFFSVDVANHTLLSNFCPYQHLEPRSVTLVKEYVITVNQSCVLDVTFTPSPSSLAFVNGIEIVSIPNKLYSKGNGDSKNAIRKGRHAQETSSLYIDDSMALEKLYRLNVGGDYIPSANDSGMFRSWDLDRPYLLRSDTGSTQLSYLSTYTNITPPYTAPEDVYSTARTMQNYGYISNMTWFFQVDSGFYYLLRLYFCEMRDVTNSGQVVFDIFINNQTAEHRADIFEWTGGAGIPIYKDYAVFVSDNTDDSKSKPDLLLTLQPRTMMGPLYYDTTLLNGLEIFKMSISSLAEPNSVGSSETETVRDIQKSGVSHSVLIGASLGVLLLFLVIVGFLLFRRRRKKYQDVNNIFRSTSADISFLPPVRSQKFSVEEIKSATSNFDNNFIIGKGGFGNVYKGCMKKGTSHVAIKRLNPSSRQGAHEFQTEIAILSNLRHRHLVPLIGCCDDNGEMILVYDYMVHGTLRGHLYGENNPPLSWKQRLQICIGAARGLHYLHAGAERVIIHRDVKSTNILLDEKMVAKVSDFGLSKMGPSDTSVTHMSTVVKGSFGYLDPEYYLRRQLTTKSDVYSFGVVLFEVLCARPVIMQDLPHEQMNLAEWSRICYRKGTLSEIVDPSLTGEITVECLNKFGEVGYSCLRDHGTDRPTMSDVVSSLELALQLQETHGTLDHDYLLIPKCVAEVRSGEASTSSTGSDGFKSGVGSVFSDILNPNARRLMKLEVAIWWGV; this is encoded by the coding sequence ATGGTTTGTTTCTGTTTGTATATCCTCCTTTTGCTCCCCCGCCTTGTTGTCATGTCCGAATTCGATGTCGTGCCGGCCGATGCTCCTCTTGCATCGACTGCCTATAGTTCTTTTTTGTGGCCAGCGTATACTCCTACATCTCCTGCATCGCCGGTGTACACACCGACCGATAACATTCTCATCAACTGTGGTGCACCTATGAAGGATGCTTCTGAAGATGGCCGAGAATGGGACATAGATTCTCTACCAAAATTTACATCTTCACCACACAACTTAGACACTTCAACAGAAACCTTCAGAGCTGTAGTTGAAAGTAGTTCCGTTGATGAAATCCCTTACTCAACGGCCCGCATCTTCAGTTCTAAATGCACCTATACACTCCCTGTTTCTAAAGCTGGTCAGAAATTTCTCCGCCTCTATTTTTACCCTACATACTATATGTTTGGCTTTGACATGACCAACTCGTTCTTCTCAGTTGATGTAGCAAACCATACTCTTCTTTCTAACTTCTGCCCCTATCAACACCTTGAGCCCCGATCAGTAACTCTCGTTAAAGAATATGTCATTACAGTCAATCAGAGTTGTGTACTAGATGTGACATTTACACCGTCTCCAAGTTCGTTGGCCTTTGTCAATGGAATTGAAATTGTTTCCATTCCCAATAAGTTGTACAGCAAAGGAAACGGTGACAGCAAAAACGCAATTAGAAAGGGTCGACATGCTCAAGAAACCAGCAGCTTATATATTGATGATTCTATGGCACTCGAAAAACTTTACCGATTAAACGTAGGTGGTGATTACATACCCTCAGCAAATGATAGTGGAATGTTTCGCTCATGGGATTTAGACAGGCCATATCTGCTGCGGTCTGATACTGGGTCTACGCAACTGTCCTATTTATCAACGTACACAAATATCACTCCACCCTACACGGCCCCTGAAGATGTCTACTCCACTGCGCGAACTATGCAAAATTATGGATACATCTCCAACATGACTTGGTTTTTTCAAGTCGATTCTGGGTTTTATTACCTGCTTAGACTTTATTTCTGCGAGATGAGGGATGTCACCAACTCCGGTCAGGTGGTATTTGATATATTCATAAACAATCAAACAGCCGAGCACAGAGCAGATATTTTTGAATGGACCGGGGGGGCAGGAATTCCAATCTATAAAGACTATGCTGTTTTTGTCAGTGATAACACAGATGATAGCAAGTCTAAGCCAGATTTGTTGCTCACCTTGCAACCCAGGACGATGATGGGACCTCTATATTATGATACCACTCTTTTGAATGGTTTGGAGATTTTCAAGATGAGTATCAGTAGTCTTGCTGAACCCAATTCTGTAGGGTCATCCGAAACAGAAACAGTTCGAGACATCCAAAAGAGTGGTGTCTCTCACTCAGTACTCATTGGCGCTTCACTGGGGGTTTTACTCTTGTTCTTAGTGATAGTTGGTTTTCTATTGTTCCGACGGAGAAGAAAGAAATATCAGGACGTCAACAACATATTCAGATCAACTTCTGCGGACATTTCATTTTTGCCACCTGTTAGAAGCCAGAAATTTTCTGTGGAGGAGATAAAATCAGCTACAAGCAACTTTGATAACAATTTTATTATTGGGAAGGGAGGATTCGGTAACGTGTATAAAGGTTGTATGAAAAAGGGTACATCTCATGTTGCAATCAAGCGGTTAAACCCGTCATCACGACAAGGGGCTCACGAGTTTCAAACAGAGATCGCGATCCTTTCAAATTTGCGCCACCGCCATCTCGTGCCACTGATTGGATGCTGTGATGATAATGGCGAGATGATACTGGTTTATGATTACATGGTTCACGGAACCCTACGTGGTCATCTTTACGGAGAAAATAATCCGCCTTTATCGTGGAAGCAGAGGCTACAAATTTGCATTGGTGCAGCAAGAGGCCTGCATTATCTCCATGCAGGTGCAGAGCGTGTGATAATCCATCGCGATGTCAAGTCAACTAATATTTTGTTGGATGAGAAAATGGTTGCCAAGGTGTCAGATTTTGGTTTGTCGAAAATGGGACCCAGTGATACGTCGGTCACACACATGAGCACAGTAGTGAAGGGTAGCTTCGGATACTTGGATCCAGAATATTACCTACGGCGACAATTAACTACCAAATCAGACGTTTATTCATTTGGAGTAGTGTTGTTTGAAGTGTTGTGTGCTAGGCCAGTGATTATGCAGGACTTGCCACATGAGCAAATGAATTTAGCGGAATGGTCTCGGATTTGTTATAGGAAAGGAACCCTCAGTGAAATAGTGGATCCAAGTTTAACGGGCGAGATTACAGTAGAGTGTCTAAACAAGTTTGGAGAAGTGGGATATAGCTGTCTAAGGGACCATGGAACTGATAGGCCTACCATGAGCGATGTTGTTTCGAGCCTGGAACTTGCATTGCAGCTTCAAGAGACCCACGGAACGTTGGACCACGACTACCTTTTAATACCCAAATGTGTGGCCGAAGTTAGAAGTGGTGAAGCCTCAACTTCAAGCACTGGCAGTGACGGATTCAAGTCTGGAGTTGGAAGCGTTTTCTCTGACATCTTGAACCCGAATGCACGAAGGTTGATGAAATTAGAGGTAGCTATTTGGTGGGGCGTATAA
- the LOC141661831 gene encoding putative WRKY transcription factor 3 — protein MGEAEEGLATQARPSFTLNLPPRPSMEALFSGGPGGLSPGPMTLVSNFFSEYYPDSDNCSFSQLLAGAMASPVAKTGQLSGKEFKSEDGSDKKSGFKQNRPMNLVVAQSPLFMMPPGLSPSGFLNSPGFFSPLQSPFGMSHQQALAHVTAQAALSQSQSFKHIQADSQLPSLLTASAETLTYASSGSDLVFAQQTHDAKLEPESSKIESPDISNFEKKSLSTSLSTDKPAGDGYNWRKYGQKQVKASEYPRSYYKCTYVNCPVKKKVECSPNGQVTEITYKGQHNHELPLSNKRTKGGSDRSRAVNAEAKVESSRSEETVPYLLVPTDQISTQLVPQQSHEIYNDEETYDVETRVNEDEDGEPNPKRRNIEGGSLELPLSHRAVTESRIVVQTRSEVDLLDDGFKWRKYGQKVVKGNQNPRSYYKCTYSGCNVRKHVERASTDPKAVITSYEGKHNHDTPTSRNSSHNANNTSANQSKPARVGITKKPVNKDIDFEIDQSPFLLQLKEA, from the exons ATGGGTGAAGCAGAAGAAGGTTTGGCTACACAAGCAAGACCATCATTTACTTTAAATCTGCCACCAAGGCCTTCAATGGAAGCTCTTTTCTCAGGTGGGCCTGGAGGTTTGAGTCCAGGCCCAATGACCCTTGTCTCAAATTTCTTCTCAGAGTATTACCCTGATTCAGATAACTGTTCTTTCTCTCAGCTTCTTGCTGGAGCTATGGCTTCTCCTGTGGCAAAGACTGGACAATTGTCTGGGAAAGAGTTTAAAAGTGAAGATGGGAGTGATAAGAAATCAGGGTTTAAGCAGAATAGACCTATGAATTTAGTTGTTGCTCAGTCACCTTTGTTTATGATGCCTCCTGGTTTAAGCCCTTCTGGCTTTCTTAATTCTCCTGGGTTTTTTTCTCCTCTTCAG AGCCCTTTCGGGATGTCCCACCAGCAAGCTCTGGCTCATGTTACGGCTCAGGCTGCATTGTCCCAGTCCCAATCTTTTAAGCATATTCAAGCCGACAGTCAGCTGCCTTCTCTATTAACTGCTTCTGCAGAAACTTTGACATATGCTAGCTCTGGATCCGATTTAGTTTTCGCACAACAGACGCATGATGCCAAACTGGAACCTGAAAGTTCAAAAATCGAATCACCAGATATCTCGAATTTTGAAAAGAAGTCACTATCTACTTCGCTCAGTACTGATAAACCTGCCGGCGATGGTTACAATTGGCGAAAATATGGACAGAAGCAGGTCAAAGCAAGCGAGTATCCGAGAAGCTACTATAAGTGTACATATGTCAACTGCCCTGTTAAGAAGAAAGTTGAATGTTCTCCTAATGGCCAGGTAACTGAGATTACGTACAAAGGTCAGCATAATCATGAGCTACCTCTGTCCAATAAACGCACAAAAGGTGGAAGTGATCGTAGTAGAGCTGTAAATGCTGAGGCAAAGGTTGAATCAAGTAGGTCAGAGGAGACTGTACCTTACCTTCTTGTACCTACTGATCAGATATCAACTCAACTGGTACCTCAACAATCACATGAAATATATAATGAtgaggaaacatatgatgttgaaaCAAGAGTGAATGAGGACGAAGATGGAGAACCGAATCCTAAAAGAAG GAATATAGAAGGTGGGTCACTGGAGTTGCCTCTATCTCATAGAGCAGTAACAGAGTCGAGGATAGTGGTGCAAACCCGAAGTGAAGTTGATCTTCTAGATGATGGGTTCAAATGGAGAAAATATGGACAAAAAGTGGTCAAGGGTAATCAAAATCCAAG GAGTTATTACAAATGCACTTACTCAGGATGCAATGTTAGAAAGCATGTCGAGAGGGCTTCAACAGACCCTAAAGCTGTCATTACTTCGTACGAAGGCAAACATAATCACGATACACCTACATCAAGAAACAGCAGCCACAACGCAAACAATACAAGTGCCAACCAGTCAAAACCCGCAAGAGTGGGGATCACGAAGAAGCCCGTGAACAAAGACATAGACTTTGAAATAGACCAGAGTCCATTTCTTTTACAGTTGAAGGAAGCCTGA
- the LOC141661832 gene encoding uncharacterized protein LOC141661832 — protein sequence MTTSFCSSTATLSHNCNSLSPNAIPKFAFESFNFNPFITRPVNTFRSSRIKAASFSSSPYPTLTDNEKALSINALQRFIELNLGNWIGSFYQFDPEGKLLNEVTTKLAVSCYGEDDLVSLIQTLYIQQPPSSSSDSEEDREQEWAEYKIKETNMFTVDKYQQINIFPNEKAFALRYQTAGMLETILRQGVLGEDDIGEEFPKNLKLPSRRPAIVCETCLFSLEKDMRARAFHIMDPKGIIEMILIFLEERGGEVLIAPSLNDSKDSTDRIMPHIGRWKGQSVTKRSGIYGATIAEADTVSSLEIDDKGQLIQENSSTPKNSDVTTNVQWTGTMSNNVVTYDGGFQVTFLPQGMYLGCPCDVSKSVTDSKSFHLEFCWLESAGRRQRLVRTYDVEGLAVSSTYFIETKL from the exons ATGACGACGTCGTTTTGTTCATCAACAGCTACACTTTCTCACAATTGCAACTCTCTTTCCCCAAATGCAATCCCTAAATTTGCTTTCGAATCTTTTAATTTCAATCCGTTTATTACCCGACCCGTTAACACATTTCGGAGCTCCAGGATTAAAGCGGCGTCGTTTTCGTCGTCTCCGTACCCTACACTAACAGATAACGAGAAGGCTCTTAGTATTAACGCTCTTCAGAGATTCATTGAGCTCAATTTGGGTAATTGGATTGGTTCCTTTTAT CAATTTGATCCGGAAGGGAAGTTGTTGAATGAAGTGACTACTAAGCTTGCTGTTAGTTGTTACGGTGAAGATGATCTTGTTAGTTTAATTCAGAC GTTATATATCCAACAACCGCCTTCAAGCTCTTCGGACTCTGAAGAAGATCGAGAACAAGAATGGGCTGAATACAAAATTAAGGAAACCAACATGTTTACTGTGGACAAATATCAACAG ATCAACATCTTTCCCAATGAGAAGGCCTTTGCGTTAAGGTACCAGACAGCTGGCATGTTGGAGACTATTTTAAGACAAGGGGTTCTAGGTGAAGATGACATTGGAGAAGAGTTTCCTAA AAATCTGAAACTTCCCTCTCGGCGACCTGCTATTGTATGCGAGACTTGTCTCTTTTCCTTAGAGAAAGATATGCGAGCAAGAGCATTTCATATCATGGATCCCAAAGGGATTATTGAAATGATTCTAATATTTCTTGAAGAAAGAGGAGGTGAAGTGCTTATTGCCCCTTCCCTAAATGATTCAAAG GATAGCACAGATAGAATTATGCCACACATTGGTAGATGGAAAGGCCAGTCTGTGACAAAACGCAGTGGTATTTATGGAGCAACCATTGCAGAAGCCGATACAGTTTCTTCACTTGAAATTGATGACAAAGGTCAACTAATTCAG GAAAATAGTTCAACACCCAAAAACAGTGACGTTACTACTAATGTTCAGTGGACCGGTACGATGTCCAACAACGTGGTCACCTATGATGGTGGTTTCCAAGTGACCTTTTTGCCCCAGGGCATGTACTTGGGATGCCCGTGTGATGTGTCAAAGAGTGTGACAGATTCCAAGTCATTCCATTTGGAGTTCTGTTGGCTCGAATCAGCAGGCAGAAGACAGAGACTGGTTCGCACTTACGATGTGGAAGGCTTGGCCGTATCATCGACTTACTTTATAGAAACCAAGCTGTAA